In Equus caballus isolate H_3958 breed thoroughbred chromosome 7, TB-T2T, whole genome shotgun sequence, one DNA window encodes the following:
- the OR8D2 gene encoding olfactory receptor family 8 subfamily D member 2, with product MAKSNHSSVTEFILEGLTKRPELQLPLFILFLGIYVVTVVGNLGMILLITISSQLHSPMYYFLSNLSFIDLCYSSVITPKMLVNFVSEKNIISFLECMTQLYFFLIFVIADGYLLTAMAYDRYVAICSPLFYNIIMRHRVCSIMMVVVYSLGLFGATAHTTCMSVLSFCGCHIISHYFCDILHLLTLSCSSTHINEILLFIIGGVNTLAPTLAVFISYAFILSSILCIHSTEGRSKAFGTCSSHLMAVGIFFGSITFMYVKPRSSNTMEQEKISSVFYTTVIPMLNPLIYSLRNKDVKNALRKVTGRK from the coding sequence ATGGCTAAGTCAAATCATTCTTCAGTGACTGAGTTCATCCTTGAAGGGTTAACAAAACGACCAGAGCTTCAACTGCCACTCTTCATCCTGTTCCTTGGAATATATGTGGTCACAGTGGTGGGAAACCTGGGCATGATCCTCTTAATCACTATCAGTTCTCAACTTCACTCTCCAATGTATTATTTTCTCAGTAATTTGTCATTCATTGACCTCTGCTACTCTTCTGTCATTACTCCAAAGATGCTAGTGAACTTTGTGTCAGAGAAAAACATTATCTCCTTTCTTGAGTGCATGActcagctttatttcttcctaatATTTGTAATAGCAGACGGCTACCTTCTGACCGCCATGGCATATGACCGTTATGTTGCTATCTGTAGCCCACTGTTTTATAATATTATCATGCGCCATAGGGTCTGTTCCATAATGATGGTGGTGGTATATTCATTGGGTTTATTTGGGGCCACAGCCCATACTACCTGCATGTCAGTGTTGTCCTTCTGTGGGTGTCATATTATCAGTCATTATTTTTGTGATATTCTACACTTGTTGACTCTCTCTTGCTCCAGCACTCACATCAATGAGATACTGTTGTTTATTATTGGAGGTGTTAATACCTTAGCACCTACACTGGCTGTATTCATCTCTTATGCATTCATTCTTTCTAGTATCCTTTGTATTCATTCCACTGAGGGAAGGTCCAAAGCCTTTGGTACTTGTAGTTCTCATCTCATGGCTGTGGGTATCTTTTTTGGGTCTATAACATTCATGTATGTTAAGCCACGTTCTAGTAACACCATGGAACAAGAGAAGATATCCTCAGTGTTCTATACCACAGTGATCCCCATGCTGAATCCCCTGATATATAGCCTGAggaacaaggatgtgaagaatGCACTGAGGAAGGTGACTGGGAGAAAGTAG